One segment of Drosophila mauritiana strain mau12 chromosome 3R, ASM438214v1, whole genome shotgun sequence DNA contains the following:
- the LOC117142446 gene encoding uncharacterized protein LOC117142446 isoform X4 — MSEELKVVLRRSEQHSGFGFSLLGTTGPPHVIYDIVENSPAADCGAVEAGDVILKVNGTDVHRYTTKEVLKCLRLSEQLVTLELKRDPKLKARIKEQLANTQSPHYVDIESPNIYDYHSSSTNSSPNHRPNAGGKGAATTPSQSGLRYKSPTHLPSLRQNSSPLLASGSTTTTTTATHTHSHSRNSSASSTKIKVVETSITTSTTNVVGLTSPTGSVGGEATSPTFRPSRIPQALTKCAVPKPVPVLHSPQNKRPRPSQIPTKAANGNGNGHTAHLPPQSLQHSNSYSGSPVTRQRFADREPEREPEPNSAPPQPAKAPRFEAYMMTGDLILNLSRTPQTSNPLPAQAKKIDSLRDSPSRLVNPRINGALAPRASGESSPTSSSSVDSPTNTSSDSVKREAKLLQKQQQQQQQTYQQQQQRDSINNSYNRKDSLTNDTLLMCEELEPDEEAEYVLEEDNKQQRHRQQQQRYRQQQNQQRYEYYQNEDELEEQEEVEEEREEDQTHYDITNIETYQSGVGRGDDDDSDRQCLVDDDDDDDAYDDEENDAGDEDYSTNSLGSGSAKQRLRALKQRTATRQQQRNRDAVDCAGRSGSGSSSTTVKSEAGGLGLDETSFSVPTSPISLSTPLIDKETANSVPTSPEPSSLVPESSSGAGAGAVVVRRHNGHVVRKCDAAGFRTSKSEDHLQQIQREGIAAVIPIDIDEDVNSSLNTLLDTRQDSEDSQASDRDRIVWTYNAPLQPHQLAALQRQQQQQEQQFQQQQQQLHQQHLQQQQQLQQQHQQQQQQQHQQQQQQLYGGMVLSDPSDSDSTILVSDAAAQQRQQLKQQLRAQQQQQRERERDRDRDREQSEHKVVIQVRGLDSNSSGGNGTNGRSEEDVVTLTDEPLGTMTVGMRDASPPVSDDGSDVESLHSYHYSPKAVDMPSAIRLAKRLHSLDGFKKSDVSRHLSKNNDFSRAVADEYLKHFTFEKKSLDQALREFLQQFSLSGETQERERVLVHFSKRFLDCNPGTFNSQDAVHTLTCAIMLLNTDLHGQNINRKMSCAEFVDNLADLNDGENFPKDVLKSLYQAIKTKPLEWALDEEAGDLQQQRANNSALGNVGHNPFLDPPEMATAVEYKKGYVMRKCCYDSSFKKTPFGKRSWKMFYCTLRDLVLYLHKDEHGFRKSQMSDNLHNAIRIHHALATKANDYTKKQHVFRLQTADQAEYLFQTSDSKELQSWVETINYVCAAISAPPLEGGVGSQKRFQRPLLPSKQSKLMLKEQLDSHEVQLAQLDQELNEHKKGPIPSKGLALQNYKEKESYLQYELRRYRTYVSILSAKMLADQQQLELQAQQPSPASHEEEADTFPVGTTACTPPTPQSINQKDQQKEQQQQPTNRKEKKKK, encoded by the exons AG ATCCCAAGCTCAAGGCGCGGATCAAAGAGCAGCTGGCCAACACCCAGAGTCCGCACTATGTGGACATTGAGTCGCCGAACATCTACGACtaccacagcagcagcaccaactCATCGCCAAATCACCGGCCAAACGCTGGTGGCAAGGGGGCGGCGACCACGCCCTCGCAGAGCGGACTGCGCTACAAGTCACCGACGCACTTGCCCTCGCTGCGCCAGAATTCGTCGCCACTGCTGGCGAGTGGATCCACCACGACCACAACCACCGCCACGCATACGCACAGCCACAGTCGAAACTCCTCGGCCAGCTCCACCAAGATCAAGGTGGTGGAGACGAGCATCACCACCTCGACCACGAACGTAGTGGGCCTCACATCGCCCACGGGTAGTGTTGGTGGGGAGGCCACCTCACCCACCTTCCGCCCCTCACGCATTCCACAGGCGCTCACCAAATGTGCCGTACCCAAACCCGTGCCCGTTCTCCATTCACCGCAGAACAAGCGGCCACGCCCTTCGCAGATTCCGACAAAGGCGGCGAACGGAAACGGGAACGGACATACCGCCCATCTGCCACCGCAATCGCTGCAGCACTCCAACAGCTACAGCGGCAGTCCGGTGACCCGGCAGCGGTTTGCCGATAGGGAGCCGGAGCGGGAACCGGAACCGAATTCGGCGCCACCGCAGCCGGCGAAGGCGCCACGATTTGAGGCTTACATGATGACCGGTGACCTTATTCTTAATCTGTCCCGGACACCGCAGACCAGCAATCCGCTTCCCGCCCAGGCCAAAAAG ATTGACAGCCTTCGCGATTCACCCAGTCGTTTGGTAAATCCGCGTATCAACGGCGCACTAGCACCGCGTGCCTCTGGTGAATCCTCGCCCACGTCCTCCTCTTCGGTGGACTCGCCCACCAACACCAGCTCAGATTCTGTGAAGCGCGAGGCGAAGCTGCTgcagaagcaacagcagcagcagcagcaaacctatcaacagcaacagcagcgggaCAGCATCAACAACAGCTACAATCGTAAGGATTCGCTGACCAACGATACGCTGCTTATGTGCGAGGAGTTGGAGCCGGACGAGGAGGCCGAGTATGTCCTGGAAGAGGACAACAAACAGCAGCGGCAccgccaacagcaacaacgatACCGTCAGCAGCAGAATCAGCAACGCTACGAATACTACCAAAACGAGGacgagctggaggagcaggaggaggttGAGGAGGAGCGCGAGGAGGATCAAACTCACTACGACATCACCAATATCGAAACCTATCAAAGCGGTGTGGGCCGGGGTGACGACGATGACAGTGATCGGCAGTGCCTGGtagacgacgacgatgatgatgatgcctACGACGATGAGGAGAACGATGCGGGCGACGAGGACTACTCCACCAACTCGCTGGGCTCCGGTTCAGCCAAGCAACGATTGCGGGCGTTGAAACAGCGCACTGCCACccgccagcagcagcgaaATCGGGATGCCGTCGACTGTGCAGGACGCTCCGGATCGGGATCTTCATCTACCACGGTCAAGAGCGAGGCTGGCGGTCTGGGCCTAGATGAAACCTCCTTCTCAGTGCCAACCTCTCCGATCTCGCTGTCGACGCCGCTGATCGACAAGGAGACGGCCAACTCGGTGCCCACGAGCCCGGAGCCCAGTTCGCTTGTTCCGGAATCGAGCAGTGGCGCTGGCGCCGGAGCCGTGGTGGTGCGCCGGCACAACGGACATGTGGTGCGGAAGTGTGATGCAGCCGGTTTCCGCACCAGCAAGTCCGAGGACCATCTGCAGCAGATCCAGCGCGAGGGCATCGCCGCCGTGATACCCATCGACATTGATGAGGATGTGAATAGTTCGCTGAACACGCTGCTGGACACGCGTCAGGACTCCGAGGACTCGCAG GCATCGGATCGCGATCGGATCGTGTGGACTTATAATGCGCCACTCCAACCGCATCAGTTGGCAGCTCTccagcgacagcagcaacagcaagagCAGCAAttccaacagcagcagcagcagctccaccagcaacatctgcagcaacagcagcagcttcagcagcaacatcagcagcagcagcaacaacagcatcagcagcagcagcaacaactctACG GCGGCATGGTACTTAGCGATCCCAGTGATTCGGACTCCACCATCCTCGTCTCGGACGCGGCCGCgcagcagcgccagcagcTCAAGCAGCAGTTGCgcgcccagcagcaacagcagagaGAAAGGGAACGGGATAGGGATCGAGACAGGGAACAGTCCGAGCACAAGGTGGTCATCCAAGTGCGCGGACTggacagcaacagcagcggcggcaacgGAACTAACGGCCGCTCCGAGGAGGATGTGGTCACGCTGACGGACGAGCCGCTGGGCACGATGACCGTTGGCATGCGGGACGCCTCGCCGCCAGTCTCTGACGATGGCAGCGATGTGGAGTCCCTCCACTCGTATCACTACTCGCCCAAGGCCGTGGACATGCCCTCGGCCATTCGCCTGGCCAAAAGACTGCACTCCCTCGACGGTTTCAAGAAGAGCGATGTGTCGCGACACCTCAGCAAGAA CAATGACTTTAGTCGAGCGGTGGCCGATGAGTATCTCAAGCATTTTACCTTTGAGAAGAAGTCACTTGACCAAGCGCTGCGTGAGTTCTTGCAGCAGTTCTCGCTGTCCGGCGAAACGCAGGAACGGGAACGGGTGCTGGTGCACTTTTCCAAGCGCTTCCTCGACTGCAATCCTGGCACCTTTAACTCGCAGGACGCCGTGCACACGCTGACCTGTGCCATAATGTTGCTGAATACGGACTTGCACGGCCAGAACATAAATCGCAAGATGAGCTGTGCGGAATTCGTCGACAACCTGGCAGATCTCAACGATGGCGAGAACTTTCCCAAGGATGTGCTCAAGTCGCTTTACCAGGCCATTAAGACCAAGCCGCTTGAGTGGGCACT AGATGAAGAGGCAGGTGATCTGCAGCAGCAAAGAGCCAACAATAGTGCCCTGGGCAATGTGGGCCACAATCCCTTCCTCGATCCCCCGGAAATGGCCACGGCTGTGGAATACAAAAAAGGCTATGTGATGCGTAAATGCTGCTATGACAGCAGCTTTAAGAAGA CTCCCTTTGGCAAACGCTCCTGGAAGATGTTCTACTGCACGCTGCGTGATCTTGTGCTGTATTTGCATAAGGATGAGCACGGTTTTCGTAAAAGTCAA aTGTCCGACAATCTGCACAATGCAATACGCATACATCACGCACTGGCCACCAAGGCCAACGACTACACCAAGAAGCAACATGTGTTCCGGCTGCAGACGGCCGACCAGGCCGAGTATCTGTTCCAGACCAGCGACTCCAAGGAGCTGCAGTCGTGGGTGGAGACGATTAATTACGTGTGCGCCGCTATATCAGCGCCTCCGCTCGAGGGCGGGGTGGGCAGTCAGAAACGATTCCAGCGTCCGCTCCTGCCCAGCAAACAATCCAAGCTGATGCTG AAAGAGCAGTTGGATTCGCACGAGGTGCAGCTGGCGCAGTTGGATCAGGAGCTTAACGAGCACAAGAAGGGTCCTATTCCCAGCAAGGGCTTGGCTCTGCAGAACTACAAGGAAAAGGAGAGCTACTTGCAGTATGAA cttcgTCGATACCGCACCTATGTGAGCATTCTGAGCGCCAAGATGCTGGCTgatcagcagcagctggagctgcaggCGCAGCAGCCGTCTCCAGCGTCGCACGAGGAAGAGGCCGACACATTCCCAGTGGGCACCACCGCCTGCACGCCCCCCACGCCGCAAAGTATTAACCAGAAGGATCAGcaaaaggagcagcagcaacagccaacGAACAG AAAAgagaagaaaaagaaataa
- the LOC117142446 gene encoding uncharacterized protein LOC117142446 isoform X3 — MSEELKVVLRRSEQHSGFGFSLLGTTGPPHVIYDIVENSPAADCGAVEAGDVILKVNGTDVHRYTTKEVLKCLRLSEQLVTLELKRDPKLKARIKEQLANTQSPHYVDIESPNIYDYHSSSTNSSPNHRPNAGGKGAATTPSQSGLRYKSPTHLPSLRQNSSPLLASGSTTTTTTATHTHSHSRNSSASSTKIKVVETSITTSTTNVVGLTSPTGSVGGEATSPTFRPSRIPQALTKCAVPKPVPVLHSPQNKRPRPSQIPTKAANGNGNGHTAHLPPQSLQHSNSYSGSPVTRQRFADREPEREPEPNSAPPQPAKAPRFEAYMMTGDLILNLSRTPQTSNPLPAQAKKIDSLRDSPSRLVNPRINGALAPRASGESSPTSSSSVDSPTNTSSDSVKREAKLLQKQQQQQQQTYQQQQQRDSINNSYNRKDSLTNDTLLMCEELEPDEEAEYVLEEDNKQQRHRQQQQRYRQQQNQQRYEYYQNEDELEEQEEVEEEREEDQTHYDITNIETYQSGVGRGDDDDSDRQCLVDDDDDDDAYDDEENDAGDEDYSTNSLGSGSAKQRLRALKQRTATRQQQRNRDAVDCAGRSGSGSSSTTVKSEAGGLGLDETSFSVPTSPISLSTPLIDKETANSVPTSPEPSSLVPESSSGAGAGAVVVRRHNGHVVRKCDAAGFRTSKSEDHLQQIQREGIAAVIPIDIDEDVNSSLNTLLDTRQDSEDSQASDRDRIVWTYNAPLQPHQLAALQRQQQQQEQQFQQQQQQLHQQHLQQQQQLQQQHQQQQQQQHQQQQQQLYGGMVLSDPSDSDSTILVSDAAAQQRQQLKQQLRAQQQQQRERERDRDRDREQSEHKVVIQVRGLDSNSSGGNGTNGRSEEDVVTLTDEPLGTMTVGMRDASPPVSDDGSDVESLHSYHYSPKAVDMPSAIRLAKRLHSLDGFKKSDVSRHLSKNNDFSRAVADEYLKHFTFEKKSLDQALREFLQQFSLSGETQERERVLVHFSKRFLDCNPGTFNSQDAVHTLTCAIMLLNTDLHGQNINRKMSCAEFVDNLADLNDGENFPKDVLKSLYQAIKTKPLEWALDEEAGDLQQQRANNSALGNVGHNPFLDPPEMATAVEYKKGYVMRKCCYDSSFKKTPFGKRSWKMFYCTLRDLVLYLHKDEHGFRKSQMSDNLHNAIRIHHALATKANDYTKKQHVFRLQTADQAEYLFQTSDSKELQSWVETINYVCAAISAPPLEGGVGSQKRFQRPLLPSKQSKLMLKEQLDSHEVQLAQLDQELNEHKKGPIPSKGLALQNYKEKESYLQYELRRYRTYVSILSAKMLADQQQLELQAQQPSPASHEEEADTFPVGTTACTPPTPQSINQKDQQKEQQQQPTNRWFDVFCCCCPLWRHLIHSKSH, encoded by the exons AG ATCCCAAGCTCAAGGCGCGGATCAAAGAGCAGCTGGCCAACACCCAGAGTCCGCACTATGTGGACATTGAGTCGCCGAACATCTACGACtaccacagcagcagcaccaactCATCGCCAAATCACCGGCCAAACGCTGGTGGCAAGGGGGCGGCGACCACGCCCTCGCAGAGCGGACTGCGCTACAAGTCACCGACGCACTTGCCCTCGCTGCGCCAGAATTCGTCGCCACTGCTGGCGAGTGGATCCACCACGACCACAACCACCGCCACGCATACGCACAGCCACAGTCGAAACTCCTCGGCCAGCTCCACCAAGATCAAGGTGGTGGAGACGAGCATCACCACCTCGACCACGAACGTAGTGGGCCTCACATCGCCCACGGGTAGTGTTGGTGGGGAGGCCACCTCACCCACCTTCCGCCCCTCACGCATTCCACAGGCGCTCACCAAATGTGCCGTACCCAAACCCGTGCCCGTTCTCCATTCACCGCAGAACAAGCGGCCACGCCCTTCGCAGATTCCGACAAAGGCGGCGAACGGAAACGGGAACGGACATACCGCCCATCTGCCACCGCAATCGCTGCAGCACTCCAACAGCTACAGCGGCAGTCCGGTGACCCGGCAGCGGTTTGCCGATAGGGAGCCGGAGCGGGAACCGGAACCGAATTCGGCGCCACCGCAGCCGGCGAAGGCGCCACGATTTGAGGCTTACATGATGACCGGTGACCTTATTCTTAATCTGTCCCGGACACCGCAGACCAGCAATCCGCTTCCCGCCCAGGCCAAAAAG ATTGACAGCCTTCGCGATTCACCCAGTCGTTTGGTAAATCCGCGTATCAACGGCGCACTAGCACCGCGTGCCTCTGGTGAATCCTCGCCCACGTCCTCCTCTTCGGTGGACTCGCCCACCAACACCAGCTCAGATTCTGTGAAGCGCGAGGCGAAGCTGCTgcagaagcaacagcagcagcagcagcaaacctatcaacagcaacagcagcgggaCAGCATCAACAACAGCTACAATCGTAAGGATTCGCTGACCAACGATACGCTGCTTATGTGCGAGGAGTTGGAGCCGGACGAGGAGGCCGAGTATGTCCTGGAAGAGGACAACAAACAGCAGCGGCAccgccaacagcaacaacgatACCGTCAGCAGCAGAATCAGCAACGCTACGAATACTACCAAAACGAGGacgagctggaggagcaggaggaggttGAGGAGGAGCGCGAGGAGGATCAAACTCACTACGACATCACCAATATCGAAACCTATCAAAGCGGTGTGGGCCGGGGTGACGACGATGACAGTGATCGGCAGTGCCTGGtagacgacgacgatgatgatgatgcctACGACGATGAGGAGAACGATGCGGGCGACGAGGACTACTCCACCAACTCGCTGGGCTCCGGTTCAGCCAAGCAACGATTGCGGGCGTTGAAACAGCGCACTGCCACccgccagcagcagcgaaATCGGGATGCCGTCGACTGTGCAGGACGCTCCGGATCGGGATCTTCATCTACCACGGTCAAGAGCGAGGCTGGCGGTCTGGGCCTAGATGAAACCTCCTTCTCAGTGCCAACCTCTCCGATCTCGCTGTCGACGCCGCTGATCGACAAGGAGACGGCCAACTCGGTGCCCACGAGCCCGGAGCCCAGTTCGCTTGTTCCGGAATCGAGCAGTGGCGCTGGCGCCGGAGCCGTGGTGGTGCGCCGGCACAACGGACATGTGGTGCGGAAGTGTGATGCAGCCGGTTTCCGCACCAGCAAGTCCGAGGACCATCTGCAGCAGATCCAGCGCGAGGGCATCGCCGCCGTGATACCCATCGACATTGATGAGGATGTGAATAGTTCGCTGAACACGCTGCTGGACACGCGTCAGGACTCCGAGGACTCGCAG GCATCGGATCGCGATCGGATCGTGTGGACTTATAATGCGCCACTCCAACCGCATCAGTTGGCAGCTCTccagcgacagcagcaacagcaagagCAGCAAttccaacagcagcagcagcagctccaccagcaacatctgcagcaacagcagcagcttcagcagcaacatcagcagcagcagcaacaacagcatcagcagcagcagcaacaactctACG GCGGCATGGTACTTAGCGATCCCAGTGATTCGGACTCCACCATCCTCGTCTCGGACGCGGCCGCgcagcagcgccagcagcTCAAGCAGCAGTTGCgcgcccagcagcaacagcagagaGAAAGGGAACGGGATAGGGATCGAGACAGGGAACAGTCCGAGCACAAGGTGGTCATCCAAGTGCGCGGACTggacagcaacagcagcggcggcaacgGAACTAACGGCCGCTCCGAGGAGGATGTGGTCACGCTGACGGACGAGCCGCTGGGCACGATGACCGTTGGCATGCGGGACGCCTCGCCGCCAGTCTCTGACGATGGCAGCGATGTGGAGTCCCTCCACTCGTATCACTACTCGCCCAAGGCCGTGGACATGCCCTCGGCCATTCGCCTGGCCAAAAGACTGCACTCCCTCGACGGTTTCAAGAAGAGCGATGTGTCGCGACACCTCAGCAAGAA CAATGACTTTAGTCGAGCGGTGGCCGATGAGTATCTCAAGCATTTTACCTTTGAGAAGAAGTCACTTGACCAAGCGCTGCGTGAGTTCTTGCAGCAGTTCTCGCTGTCCGGCGAAACGCAGGAACGGGAACGGGTGCTGGTGCACTTTTCCAAGCGCTTCCTCGACTGCAATCCTGGCACCTTTAACTCGCAGGACGCCGTGCACACGCTGACCTGTGCCATAATGTTGCTGAATACGGACTTGCACGGCCAGAACATAAATCGCAAGATGAGCTGTGCGGAATTCGTCGACAACCTGGCAGATCTCAACGATGGCGAGAACTTTCCCAAGGATGTGCTCAAGTCGCTTTACCAGGCCATTAAGACCAAGCCGCTTGAGTGGGCACT AGATGAAGAGGCAGGTGATCTGCAGCAGCAAAGAGCCAACAATAGTGCCCTGGGCAATGTGGGCCACAATCCCTTCCTCGATCCCCCGGAAATGGCCACGGCTGTGGAATACAAAAAAGGCTATGTGATGCGTAAATGCTGCTATGACAGCAGCTTTAAGAAGA CTCCCTTTGGCAAACGCTCCTGGAAGATGTTCTACTGCACGCTGCGTGATCTTGTGCTGTATTTGCATAAGGATGAGCACGGTTTTCGTAAAAGTCAA aTGTCCGACAATCTGCACAATGCAATACGCATACATCACGCACTGGCCACCAAGGCCAACGACTACACCAAGAAGCAACATGTGTTCCGGCTGCAGACGGCCGACCAGGCCGAGTATCTGTTCCAGACCAGCGACTCCAAGGAGCTGCAGTCGTGGGTGGAGACGATTAATTACGTGTGCGCCGCTATATCAGCGCCTCCGCTCGAGGGCGGGGTGGGCAGTCAGAAACGATTCCAGCGTCCGCTCCTGCCCAGCAAACAATCCAAGCTGATGCTG AAAGAGCAGTTGGATTCGCACGAGGTGCAGCTGGCGCAGTTGGATCAGGAGCTTAACGAGCACAAGAAGGGTCCTATTCCCAGCAAGGGCTTGGCTCTGCAGAACTACAAGGAAAAGGAGAGCTACTTGCAGTATGAA cttcgTCGATACCGCACCTATGTGAGCATTCTGAGCGCCAAGATGCTGGCTgatcagcagcagctggagctgcaggCGCAGCAGCCGTCTCCAGCGTCGCACGAGGAAGAGGCCGACACATTCCCAGTGGGCACCACCGCCTGCACGCCCCCCACGCCGCAAAGTATTAACCAGAAGGATCAGcaaaaggagcagcagcaacagccaacGAACAG ATGGTTCGATgtcttctgctgctgttgcccaCTCTGGCGGCACTTGATCCATTCGAAAAGCCATTAA